The Mycolicibacterium aichiense region CGACACCGTCGGGCCCACCACCCGGTAGCCGCGGTCGATCAACGCGGCTACGAGTTCGGTCAACCCGGCGGCGTCGATCACCGCGTTAGTCATGGGGTAATGGTGCGCGCCGGACGGTGGCCGGGCGCATGGTCTTGGGTCCTCAGATGAGCGTCAAAGGTCCTTACCGGCGATCAGCGGCGGTGAGTGACACCACGGTGACGGAGAAGTGATCGGCGGACGACAACACGCACAATGTCTCCGAATTCCCGTGCGGCTCGCGAGAGGGCACTGCCATCCTGGGTGTGGAAACACGGGCGGTCCCGGAGACCGAGGGGTGATCCGGGGCCACCCTCACCAGGGGATGCGGTAAAGGGCTGCGCCGGCGGTGATTCCGGCGCCTGCGGCGATCAGGATGGCAAGACTGCCGCCCTCGAGGCCTTCGGTTGCGCGATCGAGGGCCGCGGCCAGCGACGCGGTGTGCATGTTCGCGTCGTCGGCGACGGTGATTTGCGCAGCAGGCACTCCCAGCATGGTGGCCAGCGCCCCGCGGTATCCCGGCCACGCCGGTGCGGCGACGATCGCGTCGACATCGGCGATTGTGCAGTCGGCCGTGTGCAGGCAGCGCGCGGCGGCGTCCGCAGCAGCAGCGGCGAAGCGTTCGTCGCGCGAAGTGGAGTGCCGAAAGCGCAGAACATTCCTGTGGTCGATGAGACCCACTGTGGCGCTGGAGGTGTCGCCACCGTCGGGGATGTTCGCCCAATGCACCTGTTCGATTCCGGCAGAGTCGTCGGTTCGGGTGCACAGTAGTGCCGCGCCGGCGGGGGAGAACGGGAAATGTTCGCTCATGCCGTGGCCGGGATCGGCGTCGCTGGCCACCACCATGGCGCAGTCGATGGTCTTCGAGGTGAGGAAACCGTCGACGATCTGCAGGGCGGTGAGGACACCGCACGCACCATTGGCGACGTCGAAGGAAAATGTGCCGTGCGTGCCGGTGTGCGGATCCTCGGGATTGGCGCCGACGTCCTCCTGGATCAGCGCCGCGAGTGCCGGTTCGCCCAGATTTCGGTCGCGGTAGATTCCCGCGTTGATCAGAAGGTCGACGTCGTGCGGTTTTCGTCCCGCCATCCGCAGGCAATCCTGCGCGGTGTTCACCGCGAGGTGCAGGGCGCTGTGCCGGTGACGCCACCGGCTCCTGCCCACCGCGACCTGTTCAACCACGGTGCCCATAGTGATTCACCATCTCTTCGTCCAATGTCAGCATGACCACGCCGATTTCCAGTCCGGATGCCAGGGCGATCAGCGCAATGGTCTCGCCGGGGCGAATGTGATTCGCTTCGAGTTCCTCCACCAGGGCCACGGTGTGGGTGGTCGATGCGGTGTTGCCGTATCGGTCGACGGTGATCACCGCATCGTGGCGAGGAGTGTCACCGAAGTCGTCGGCGATCTTGGCCATCCCCTTACGGATCGCGCGGGCCGATGTCTGATGGGTGATGACGTGATCGATGTCGTGTATCGAGATGCCGCTCGTGTCGAGCACCTCGTGCAACAACAGAGGGGTGTCAGACATCGCGGCCCGATGGATGCCCCGCGCATCGGTGAACATACGACCACCAGGATCAGGTCCCTTCGGATACGCCAGACATAGTCGACTGTAATCGGCGACGGTGGTGAAGCCGGCCAGGCTGATGCCGGCCGAACCAGCCGGCGCGCGCTCCAGCAGAAGCGCCGCGCCGGCGTCGCCGAGCGTCAGGCACGCCAACTCCTTGCTCATGATGGAGCGGATATGACGCGCCGCATTCTGGCCGAGCTGCGAGATGTACTCACCGCTGACCACCAATGCCCGCTCGATGATGCCTTGCCTGATCCAGTTGTTCGCGATGGTGACTCCGGTGAGCATTCCCGCGCAGGCATTGGAGACGTCGAAGGTCATCGCCGCCGGGGCACCGATCCGCGCCGCCACAGCACTGCTCATGGTCGGCTCCAGCCACTGGGTGAGACCGTCGCGAAACTTGGTGATGCTGCAGCTGATGACGGCGTCGATCGAATCGGCCGGCCGCTGCGCCTTGGCCAGGCAATCCAGGGCTGCCGCGGCGGCAAGCGTGTAGGAGTCCTCGTCGCCCACTGACACTCGGCGCTCACGGATCCCGGTCAGCCGTTCAAGATCGATGTGCGTCTGATGGCGCGTGGTCGACATCAACTCGTCGGTCGTGAGGTGGGTGGTGGGCAGGTGTCTGCCTGCGGCTGCCAGCCGGGTGTGAAACGGCGCTGCGTCACCGCCTTCCGACGGTTCCATCATCAGCCACCGCTTGCGCGTCATTGATTCATAGTGAGCCGGTGCTGTAGAGAGCTGATAGGGATCATTGGGCACCGACGGCCGGGACCTTGGGCCCTTGCCGGTCCGCTGTGGTGGGCGGA contains the following coding sequences:
- a CDS encoding 3-oxoacyl-[acyl-carrier-protein] synthase III C-terminal domain-containing protein: MGTVVEQVAVGRSRWRHRHSALHLAVNTAQDCLRMAGRKPHDVDLLINAGIYRDRNLGEPALAALIQEDVGANPEDPHTGTHGTFSFDVANGACGVLTALQIVDGFLTSKTIDCAMVVASDADPGHGMSEHFPFSPAGAALLCTRTDDSAGIEQVHWANIPDGGDTSSATVGLIDHRNVLRFRHSTSRDERFAAAAADAAARCLHTADCTIADVDAIVAAPAWPGYRGALATMLGVPAAQITVADDANMHTASLAAALDRATEGLEGGSLAILIAAGAGITAGAALYRIPW
- a CDS encoding 3-oxoacyl-ACP synthase III family protein — protein: MTRKRWLMMEPSEGGDAAPFHTRLAAAGRHLPTTHLTTDELMSTTRHQTHIDLERLTGIRERRVSVGDEDSYTLAAAAALDCLAKAQRPADSIDAVISCSITKFRDGLTQWLEPTMSSAVAARIGAPAAMTFDVSNACAGMLTGVTIANNWIRQGIIERALVVSGEYISQLGQNAARHIRSIMSKELACLTLGDAGAALLLERAPAGSAGISLAGFTTVADYSRLCLAYPKGPDPGGRMFTDARGIHRAAMSDTPLLLHEVLDTSGISIHDIDHVITHQTSARAIRKGMAKIADDFGDTPRHDAVITVDRYGNTASTTHTVALVEELEANHIRPGETIALIALASGLEIGVVMLTLDEEMVNHYGHRG